From Pseudomonas vanderleydeniana, the proteins below share one genomic window:
- a CDS encoding ABC transporter ATP-binding protein, translated as MPEALLQIRGLNVHYGAIAAVKSLDLHINPGERVTLIGANGAGKTSTLKALTGLLPASAGEIHFAGRSIAGRAAHELLREGIAMVPEGRGVFARMSVVENLHAGAFCRSDHDQVEQEIEHWLELFPHLKRRARQPAGLLSGGEQQMLALARALMSRPRLLVLDEPSMGLAPIMVEKIFDVIDQVCDSGMTLLLVEQNARLALQVCQRAYVMDSGRISLEGPSADLRDDPHVRAAYLGE; from the coding sequence ATGCCTGAAGCCCTCTTGCAGATTCGGGGTCTGAACGTGCACTACGGCGCCATTGCCGCGGTCAAGTCGCTGGACCTGCATATCAATCCGGGAGAGCGCGTCACGCTGATCGGCGCCAATGGTGCCGGCAAGACCTCGACCCTCAAGGCGTTGACCGGTCTGCTGCCGGCCAGCGCCGGCGAGATCCACTTCGCCGGTCGGTCGATCGCTGGCCGTGCGGCCCATGAACTGCTCCGCGAGGGCATCGCCATGGTCCCGGAGGGCCGCGGTGTCTTTGCCCGCATGAGCGTGGTGGAGAACCTGCACGCCGGTGCCTTCTGCCGCTCCGATCATGATCAGGTAGAACAGGAGATCGAGCACTGGCTGGAGCTGTTCCCGCATTTGAAGCGGCGTGCACGGCAACCGGCCGGTCTGCTGTCGGGTGGTGAGCAGCAGATGCTGGCCCTGGCTCGCGCACTGATGTCGCGCCCTCGCCTGCTGGTGCTGGACGAGCCCTCGATGGGCCTGGCACCGATCATGGTGGAGAAGATTTTCGACGTGATCGACCAGGTCTGCGACAGCGGCATGACCCTGCTGCTGGTCGAGCAGAACGCACGCCTCGCCCTGCAGGTCTGCCAGCGTGCCTACGTGATGGACAGCGGTCGGATCAGCCTGGAAGGCCCCTCGGCCGACCTACGGGACGATCCGCACGTGCGCGCCGCCTATCTCGGCGAATGA
- a CDS encoding ABC transporter ATP-binding protein: protein MSTALLEITGVHKHFGGVAALCDVSLSIEIGHIHGLIGPNGAGKTTLFNVMTGLYRADSGQFRLDGQGYRPSSVHKVAQAGIARTFQNIRLFKAMTALENVMVGRHIRTRNGVWAALTGHRRGREEERQTRERAMHLLDYVGIGPFADYRADSLSYGHQRRLEIARALATEPRLLALDEPAAGMNLSEKQQLRELLEKIRGDHRTVLLIEHDVKLVMGICDQLTVLDHGQVIARGSAETVRRDPAVIQAYLGASAHA from the coding sequence ATGAGCACGGCCCTGCTGGAGATCACCGGCGTCCACAAACACTTTGGCGGCGTGGCAGCCCTTTGCGATGTCAGCCTGAGCATCGAAATCGGCCACATTCACGGCCTGATCGGCCCCAACGGTGCCGGCAAGACCACCTTGTTCAACGTCATGACAGGCTTGTACCGTGCCGATTCAGGGCAGTTTCGCCTCGACGGCCAGGGCTACCGGCCCTCGTCGGTCCATAAGGTGGCGCAGGCCGGCATTGCCCGTACGTTCCAGAACATCCGCCTGTTCAAGGCGATGACCGCGCTGGAGAACGTCATGGTCGGACGACACATCCGTACCCGCAATGGTGTCTGGGCCGCCTTGACGGGACACCGTCGTGGACGCGAGGAGGAACGGCAGACCCGTGAGCGGGCCATGCATCTGCTCGACTACGTCGGCATCGGCCCGTTCGCCGACTACCGCGCCGACAGCCTGTCTTATGGGCATCAACGCCGCCTGGAGATCGCCCGGGCATTGGCCACCGAACCCCGTCTGCTGGCCCTCGACGAACCGGCAGCCGGCATGAACCTCAGCGAGAAACAGCAACTGCGCGAGCTGCTGGAGAAGATCCGCGGCGATCACCGCACCGTGCTGCTGATCGAACACGACGTCAAGCTGGTCATGGGCATCTGCGACCAGTTGACGGTACTCGACCACGGGCAGGTGATTGCCCGTGGCAGCGCCGAAACGGTCCGTCGTGACCCGGCGGTGATCCAGGCCTATCTCGGAGCCAGCGCCCATGCCTGA
- a CDS encoding branched-chain amino acid ABC transporter permease, translated as MTESILHNTAPRAKLGLLLFAGALLLAPWLVGQAGGNAWVRTLDFALLYIMLALGLNIVVGYAGLLDMGFIAFYAVGAYLAALLSSPHLLSQFPALAAALPGGMHAPLWVILSLAALLAAGLGILLGAPTLRLRGDYLAIVTLGFGEIIRIFMRNLDRPINLTNGPKGISSVDPLHLWGVNFARPQELFGLRLPSVYLYYYLFAAMMVAILFICIRLQRSRIGRAWVAIREDEQAAEAMGLNTRNLKLLAFAIGAAFGGVSGALFASFQGFVSPESFSLNESIAVLAMVVLGGMGHIPGVILGCVLLAALPEVLRASTGSLQQALFGQVLLDPEVIRQLFYGLALILAMLYRPTGLWPARNGGA; from the coding sequence ATGACTGAATCCATTCTCCACAACACCGCCCCGCGAGCGAAACTCGGCCTCCTGCTGTTCGCAGGTGCCCTGCTGCTGGCGCCCTGGCTGGTCGGCCAGGCCGGCGGCAATGCCTGGGTACGCACCCTGGACTTTGCGCTGCTGTACATCATGCTGGCCCTGGGCCTGAACATCGTGGTCGGTTATGCCGGGCTGCTGGACATGGGCTTCATCGCCTTCTATGCGGTGGGCGCCTACTTGGCTGCCCTGCTCTCGTCACCGCACCTGCTCAGCCAGTTTCCGGCCCTGGCCGCCGCACTGCCTGGCGGGATGCATGCGCCACTGTGGGTGATCCTGTCATTGGCGGCGTTGCTGGCCGCAGGCCTGGGCATCCTGCTCGGCGCACCGACCTTGCGCCTGCGCGGTGACTACCTGGCGATCGTCACCCTGGGCTTTGGCGAGATCATCCGCATCTTCATGCGCAACCTCGACCGGCCGATCAACCTGACCAATGGCCCCAAGGGCATTTCCTCGGTCGACCCGCTGCACCTGTGGGGCGTGAACTTCGCCCGCCCCCAGGAACTGTTCGGCCTGCGCCTGCCGTCGGTGTACCTGTATTACTACCTGTTCGCGGCGATGATGGTGGCCATCCTGTTCATCTGCATTCGCCTGCAGCGCTCGCGCATCGGCCGGGCCTGGGTGGCGATCCGCGAGGATGAGCAGGCCGCCGAGGCCATGGGCCTGAATACCCGCAACCTGAAGCTGCTGGCCTTTGCCATCGGTGCGGCATTCGGCGGTGTCAGCGGTGCACTGTTCGCCTCGTTCCAGGGATTCGTCTCCCCGGAGTCCTTCAGCCTCAATGAGTCGATTGCCGTGCTGGCCATGGTGGTGCTGGGCGGCATGGGTCACATTCCCGGGGTCATTCTCGGCTGCGTGCTGCTGGCCGCACTCCCGGAAGTGCTACGTGCCAGTACCGGCAGCCTGCAACAGGCGCTGTTCGGCCAGGTGCTGCTGGATCCGGAGGTCATTCGCCAACTGTTCTACGGGCTGGCATTGATCCTCGCCATGCTCTATCGACCCACCGGCCTATGGCCCGCTCGCAATGGAGGTGCGTGA
- a CDS encoding branched-chain amino acid ABC transporter permease encodes MDTLIQQLLNGLMLGSLYALVALGYTMVYGILRIINFAHGDLLMMGALIGLSIIRLLQSLFPSLPGLLVLLLATLGAMAACAMLAVLIERVAYRRLRNAPRLAPLISGIGVSLLLQTVAMLVWSRNPQMFVQLLPLDPIEVTAGDELHPPAMTNITALATIGIALGLMVVLLLLVNHTRLGRAMRAVAENPQVASLMGINPNQVIVLTFAIGGALAALAGIMMASNYGSAHFYMGFLPGIKAFTAAVLGGIGNLKGAMLGGILLGLIESLGTGYLGDATGGVFGSNYQDVFAFMVLIAVLVLRPTGLLGERLASRA; translated from the coding sequence ATGGATACCCTGATACAACAACTGCTCAACGGTTTGATGCTCGGCAGCCTGTATGCCCTGGTCGCGCTGGGCTACACCATGGTCTATGGGATACTGCGCATCATCAACTTCGCCCACGGCGACCTGTTGATGATGGGCGCACTGATTGGCCTGTCGATCATCCGCCTGCTGCAATCGCTGTTTCCCTCGTTGCCGGGTCTGCTGGTTCTGCTGCTGGCGACACTCGGAGCCATGGCGGCTTGCGCCATGCTGGCGGTGTTGATCGAGCGTGTCGCCTACCGACGCCTGCGTAACGCTCCACGCCTGGCGCCGTTGATCAGCGGCATCGGCGTTTCCCTGCTGCTGCAGACCGTGGCCATGCTGGTGTGGTCGCGCAACCCGCAGATGTTCGTGCAACTGCTGCCGCTGGATCCGATCGAAGTCACTGCCGGTGATGAGCTGCATCCACCTGCCATGACCAACATCACGGCGCTTGCCACGATCGGCATCGCCCTGGGCCTGATGGTGGTATTGCTTCTGCTGGTCAACCACACCCGCCTGGGCCGTGCCATGCGCGCCGTGGCGGAAAATCCGCAGGTCGCCAGCCTGATGGGGATCAATCCGAACCAGGTCATCGTGCTGACGTTCGCCATTGGCGGCGCCCTGGCGGCCCTGGCCGGCATCATGATGGCGAGCAACTACGGCAGCGCACACTTCTACATGGGCTTCCTGCCCGGGATCAAGGCATTCACCGCGGCTGTGCTGGGTGGGATCGGCAACCTCAAGGGCGCGATGCTCGGCGGCATCCTGCTGGGCCTTATCGAATCGCTGGGCACCGGTTATCTCGGTGACGCCACCGGCGGTGTGTTCGGTAGCAACTATCAGGATGTGTTCGCCTTCATGGTGCTGATTGCCGTGCTGGTGCTGCGCCCAACCGGCCTTCTGGGCGAACGACTGGCGAGCCGCGCATGA
- a CDS encoding LysR substrate-binding domain-containing protein, with translation MKNTEQLDNDPPLRAVRTFEAFARHGGVNAAARELDISASAISHQLRLLEEFLQQPLTFRQGRNLILTEEGREYYRAIRSAFAVLRSATDHVREKSALRQVTISLIPLFGINLFIPRLPEFLEENPGLDINVTYANHRSYPSDAADISIRFGTGHWPGYHSEPLVSGAVSAFCSREFLQRHGPIDTPEALVELPLLHDEERGTWAQWFQQVGVRRATALSGLLFEDGQLALTATLTGLGCALLREPLVQPYVASGELVRLFDSSVDDGRGYYLCRRADSELSREGLNLYSWIKRSLIGSPG, from the coding sequence ATGAAAAATACAGAACAGTTGGATAACGATCCGCCTCTTCGTGCAGTGCGCACCTTCGAAGCCTTCGCCCGCCACGGTGGCGTCAATGCCGCTGCGCGCGAACTGGACATCTCCGCCTCTGCGATCAGCCACCAGCTACGCCTGCTGGAGGAATTCCTGCAGCAGCCGCTGACGTTCAGGCAGGGACGCAACCTGATCCTGACCGAGGAAGGTCGGGAGTATTACCGGGCGATCCGCTCGGCCTTCGCGGTGCTGCGCAGCGCTACCGATCACGTGCGCGAGAAATCGGCATTGCGCCAGGTGACCATCAGCCTGATTCCCTTGTTCGGCATCAATCTGTTCATCCCACGCTTGCCCGAGTTCCTCGAGGAAAATCCCGGGCTGGACATCAATGTGACTTACGCCAACCACCGCAGCTACCCCAGCGATGCGGCGGATATCTCGATCCGTTTCGGCACGGGCCATTGGCCGGGATACCACAGCGAGCCACTGGTTTCCGGCGCCGTTTCGGCTTTCTGCAGCCGCGAATTCCTGCAACGACATGGCCCGATCGATACGCCTGAGGCACTGGTCGAGCTACCGCTGCTGCACGATGAGGAGCGTGGTACCTGGGCGCAGTGGTTCCAGCAGGTCGGCGTACGGCGTGCGACCGCACTGAGCGGCCTGTTGTTCGAGGATGGGCAACTGGCGTTGACTGCGACGCTGACCGGCCTTGGCTGCGCATTGCTGCGCGAGCCACTGGTGCAGCCCTACGTCGCCAGCGGTGAACTGGTGCGCCTGTTCGACAGCAGCGTCGACGATGGGCGTGGCTACTACCTGTGCCGGAGAGCCGACAGCGAACTGTCCCGCGAGGGTCTGAACCTCTACAGTTGGATCAAGCGCAGCCTGATCGGCAGCCCGGGTTGA
- a CDS encoding helix-turn-helix transcriptional regulator encodes MSLTSPSVLRAVGSAGFGPALDTAFEALTGYDMSCAYLFRPNAPAVLLHNGYGARVARSTLEAYQRGGYLLDPFYVAAMNRHPAGLWRMSELAPDSFFASGFAISPDIHPCVASDHGVDIEEIGYIAYLDDRAAVVFSLMRGLGGGGFSQEQVERLAPLADTLAALFELHLRLDSSALAPSGREEDTFIALLQRQLTETQAVIARLILQGHSSVSIAANLGISEGTVKVHRHNLYQRLNISTHAELFRLFIDFLTTAEPGPG; translated from the coding sequence ATGTCCCTGACCTCCCCCTCCGTTCTGCGCGCCGTGGGTAGCGCCGGCTTCGGCCCTGCGCTCGACACGGCCTTCGAAGCCCTGACCGGCTACGACATGAGCTGCGCCTATCTGTTTCGTCCCAACGCCCCGGCGGTATTGCTGCACAACGGCTATGGCGCAAGGGTGGCGCGCAGCACCCTGGAAGCCTACCAGCGCGGTGGCTACCTGCTCGATCCGTTCTATGTCGCGGCGATGAACCGGCACCCGGCCGGACTCTGGCGCATGAGCGAACTGGCCCCGGACAGTTTCTTCGCCTCGGGTTTCGCCATTTCACCGGATATCCATCCTTGCGTGGCGAGTGATCACGGGGTGGACATCGAGGAAATTGGCTACATCGCCTACCTGGATGACCGGGCGGCCGTGGTGTTCTCGTTGATGCGTGGCCTGGGTGGCGGTGGCTTCAGCCAGGAGCAGGTCGAACGCCTGGCGCCGCTGGCCGACACCCTGGCTGCCCTGTTCGAACTGCATCTTCGACTGGACAGCAGCGCCCTCGCCCCTTCCGGTCGCGAGGAAGATACCTTCATTGCCCTGCTCCAGCGTCAGCTGACCGAAACCCAGGCGGTCATTGCCCGCCTGATCCTGCAGGGCCACAGCAGTGTGTCGATCGCTGCCAACCTGGGCATTTCCGAGGGGACGGTGAAAGTCCACCGCCACAACCTCTACCAGCGCCTGAACATCTCGACCCATGCCGAGCTGTTCCGCCTGTTCATCGACTTCCTGACGACGGCCGAGCCCGGCCCGGGCTGA